In a genomic window of Microbacterium amylolyticum:
- the pyrE gene encoding orotate phosphoribosyltransferase, whose amino-acid sequence MAIASTPELESDRQQLIELIKDEAVFHGDFTLSSGKKATYYVDMRKLTLDHRAAPAIGRIMSDLISDLDGIVAVGGLTLGADPIANSVMHATAATDHPLDAFVVRKEPKDHGRGRQIEGAEVAGKRVVVLEDTSTTGQSALKAVEALRKVGAEIAAVAVIVDRKTGAQAAIEAEGLQWRAAIDLDDLGLAPQ is encoded by the coding sequence ATGGCCATCGCATCTACGCCCGAGCTCGAGTCCGACCGTCAGCAGCTGATCGAACTGATCAAGGACGAGGCCGTTTTCCACGGCGACTTCACGCTGTCCAGCGGCAAGAAGGCCACCTACTACGTGGACATGCGCAAGCTCACCCTCGATCACCGGGCTGCGCCCGCGATCGGTCGCATCATGAGCGACCTCATCAGTGATCTTGACGGGATCGTTGCGGTGGGTGGTTTGACGCTCGGAGCCGACCCGATCGCGAACTCGGTGATGCACGCAACGGCCGCAACCGATCACCCGCTCGATGCGTTCGTTGTGCGCAAGGAGCCGAAGGACCACGGGCGTGGTCGTCAGATCGAAGGCGCAGAGGTCGCCGGTAAGCGCGTTGTCGTTCTGGAAGACACGTCGACAACGGGCCAGTCTGCTCTGAAGGCCGTCGAGGCGTTGCGCAAGGTGGGCGCCGAGATCGCCGCCGTTGCCGTGATCGTCGATCGCAAAACCGGCGCTCAGGCCGCGATCGAGGCAGAGGGGCTTCAGTGGCGGGCTGCGATCGACCTTGACGACCTCGGCCTCGCGCCGCAATAG
- a CDS encoding ABC transporter substrate-binding protein gives MSQPRSRFLAAAGIGAAALLALAGCSSSNDAGSGGEPAGDQVSIGVLQFVQHPALDAATEGFKTALVDAGIEVVYDDQNAQGEVPNTNTIATTFAGAGHDLVFTVATPAAQAAAQSILDTPVLFTAVTDAEAAGLVDANEAPGANVTGTSDLNPVAEQLALLAEIAPDAETVGIVYSSGEVNSEVQVELAKEAAAELGLTIKEATVSNSAEVQQATQSLGDVDAIYVPTDNTVVSGIAALIQVAEQNGIPVVSGDAGPVENGAIATIGIDYGKLGYQTGEMAVKILQDGADPAEMSVETSNDVELIINLDAAERMGVELPASVTDRADRVIE, from the coding sequence ATGTCTCAGCCCCGTTCCCGCTTCCTCGCCGCGGCCGGCATTGGCGCCGCCGCGCTGCTTGCCCTCGCCGGTTGCTCGTCGTCCAACGACGCCGGATCGGGCGGAGAGCCCGCCGGAGACCAGGTGTCGATCGGTGTTCTGCAGTTCGTGCAACACCCCGCGCTCGACGCGGCGACCGAGGGCTTCAAAACCGCACTCGTGGACGCGGGCATCGAGGTCGTCTACGACGACCAGAACGCGCAGGGCGAGGTGCCGAACACGAACACGATCGCGACGACGTTCGCGGGCGCCGGACACGACCTCGTCTTCACCGTCGCCACGCCCGCCGCTCAGGCTGCCGCGCAGTCGATTCTCGACACCCCCGTGTTGTTCACCGCCGTGACCGATGCTGAGGCGGCCGGTCTCGTCGACGCGAACGAGGCACCCGGCGCGAACGTCACGGGCACGAGCGACCTCAACCCTGTTGCTGAGCAGCTGGCGCTGCTCGCCGAAATCGCTCCGGACGCCGAGACAGTCGGCATCGTTTACAGCTCGGGCGAGGTCAACTCCGAGGTGCAGGTCGAGCTGGCCAAGGAAGCCGCGGCAGAGCTGGGTCTCACGATCAAGGAGGCCACGGTTTCGAACTCGGCTGAGGTGCAGCAGGCCACGCAGTCGCTTGGCGATGTTGACGCGATCTACGTCCCCACCGACAACACGGTCGTGTCGGGCATCGCGGCGCTGATCCAGGTTGCCGAGCAAAACGGAATCCCCGTCGTCAGCGGCGACGCCGGCCCGGTTGAGAACGGCGCGATCGCGACGATCGGCATCGACTACGGCAAGCTCGGCTACCAGACGGGCGAGATGGCCGTGAAGATCCTGCAAGATGGTGCGGACCCCGCCGAGATGTCGGTCGAGACCTCCAACGATGTCGAGCTGATCATCAACCTGGACGCGGCCGAACGCATGGGCGTTGAGCTTCCCGCGTCGGTGACCGACCGCGCCGACCGCGTCATCGAGTAG
- a CDS encoding ROK family protein, producing MTRIALAVDLGGTKIEAGLVDESGRVLAASRNRRPTGREITHDGLREAVSAVVGYALEQLPRGADFVGAGVGSAGPVDLREGTISPVNMPHARGFGLAEAVSDAVVVGAGSANAEVTLRHDGGALALAESWLGAAAGSRSSLSIVVSTGVGGGIVVEGKAIGGASGNAGHLGQVRAAGHGGELTLEEVASGPASVQWARLAGWKGTTGEQLSEDARRGDRIARDAIVRSADAVGRALADASVLLDLDVIAISGGFSFVSDDYVELVGAVVREWAALPYARRTRVVRSGLGADGPLVGAAALALR from the coding sequence ATGACCCGCATTGCGCTTGCCGTCGACCTGGGCGGCACCAAAATCGAGGCCGGTCTCGTCGATGAGTCGGGCCGCGTGCTTGCCGCCAGCCGCAACCGTCGACCAACGGGCCGAGAAATCACGCATGACGGCCTGCGTGAAGCCGTGAGCGCAGTTGTCGGGTATGCGCTGGAACAGCTCCCGAGAGGGGCTGACTTCGTGGGCGCCGGGGTGGGATCGGCTGGTCCCGTTGACCTGCGTGAGGGCACGATTTCGCCCGTCAACATGCCGCACGCCCGCGGATTCGGTCTCGCCGAGGCGGTTAGTGACGCCGTTGTCGTCGGCGCGGGAAGCGCGAACGCCGAGGTGACGCTTCGGCACGATGGCGGCGCCCTTGCGCTCGCCGAATCGTGGTTGGGCGCCGCAGCGGGCTCGCGCTCGTCGCTGTCGATCGTGGTGTCGACCGGCGTTGGCGGCGGAATTGTCGTTGAGGGGAAGGCGATCGGCGGCGCGAGCGGCAACGCCGGCCACCTCGGTCAGGTGCGCGCGGCCGGCCATGGCGGCGAGCTGACGCTGGAAGAGGTTGCTTCTGGCCCGGCGAGCGTGCAGTGGGCGCGGTTGGCGGGGTGGAAAGGAACGACGGGGGAGCAGCTCTCGGAGGATGCGCGCCGCGGCGATCGCATCGCGCGTGATGCGATCGTGCGTTCGGCGGACGCCGTCGGTCGGGCGCTCGCGGACGCTTCTGTTCTTCTCGATCTCGACGTGATCGCCATATCGGGCGGGTTCTCGTTCGTTTCCGACGACTATGTCGAGCTCGTCGGCGCTGTTGTCCGCGAATGGGCTGCGCTGCCCTACGCCCGCCGTACGCGGGTGGTGCGCAGCGGTCTGGGTGCCGATGGCCCCCTCGTCGGCGCGGCTGCTCTCGCCCTGCGGTAG